TTCaaatttattccaatttttGTGTGATGTTCTTGTAATTTATCgaggaaataatttaaaatcggatATATGTCCGTACAATCGTTTCCTTCGAGTGTGTATTGATCGgcgattattttaattgtcactgttttatttttgtatgaaaacgtAATGCTATTTGGATTGATTGTAtctgaaagaaaatatatttaaaataaaaagtatttttctctATAAGgttagtaaatttttaaagaaaacacttttttaccggattgaggctgtttataatattttagtattataaacCGTCGGGACcgtgtaaagcacgcgaaacgtcgggaatttttttaaattatgtaaaataattataagtaataataatacatagcttcaatccggtaaaaaagtgttttctttaaatgtctaaaagctaaaaaaaattttatatatacatactatcCGACCCGACATACTTAGTAGaattcaatacaattttaaccATCAGTTCAACcgattaaatgtataaatgtataagttagttttgttttatatattatttcctaAAATCTAACTAGGCGTTTATCAACTTATagtataaataactataatttcaaaaatatagcGTTAAAGAATTTGTTATAATGTTCCAGTACTCCAAGACTACTGGGAGCTGCGCTACAAGCCTAGAAGTCTTGGAGTGCATCCGTTTCTTGATCATTATTTAGGTGACAAGTAAGTTCATCTGTTTTAACAGTCTTCTGTGTCATTTGGGTTTGAATCATGCCactttcctcacaatgtttctcTTCACGAAGCAAATATAAATTGgggacataaaaaaaatcattgtgTAGCTAACTaactatgtataaaaaattgtctaaatcTCTAAAAACATTCTTAACGTACTAAGTTTGTTAAAGCTCACcttcaaatacattttctaaacTAATACAACCAAGATTAGTTTGTAAATAcagaataaatgaattattttctataacatCAACTACACGAGTATACAATGACAACGGTACCAAAACATTATTAACCAACACATGGATCTTTCCAGTGCAATctgttattgtaaaaataattttaattttattatttgaaacacAGAAATCGTTAAGAAAAATTCGCGTTTCGACAATCTCTGTTCCATTAATATCGTCTAGGCATACACACGAATCGCTGAATGAAAATGGCTGTTTGCAGAAGtatgttatttgtatattctGGATTTGTTGAGGTTCACATGTAAGGATGATTATTAATGAACAGTTGGGTGTTGACTTGAAGTCGTCGATGAAGCTCTCAATTGGTTTTCCCATTTCAATCTTTATTTTGACAAGCTCGGGCATTTCGAGCGATTCTAAAAgaagacaataaaattatgtcaaaTTATGTCTGTTCAGATAGCTGCGCCGAGCGAGCTGGAAGTGtcgtaaaacaaatataaatggcataagctggaggaggcctacCCAAGATTGGATTCCAAACCTACACTAAAGTCCCAACCAATCCAAactaaattctaaattcaattttatatactttagtGTTGTTATCTGTTTTAATAAGGTTGGAATTGCAATACTgacttagtaataataatatacttagggtaagattttgacatacggaggTGGTAGTGAATGGTGAGTTTCGACTTATGAAAACAAGAGTCGACAGTTACCGCGAACTTTGTCTCCcgtgtcaaatatttttttcatatatggAAAGGCTTTGCACTTTCCCGAATCTTGATctaaatctgatttatttttacccaagcaatattaatatagaatttCTTTAgcgaatttattaaatcttatcTTATTCACTTTTGTAAAGCCCGAGTTGTGTATGTAggatataaattaacaacattACGATAGCATTTGCGCgagcaattatatttaaatgtatgatAACACTAAAAATCTTATCAACATAAACTGAATAAGTGTTTAAGAGTTATAACTGAAGTACTCTAtcacttttcatcacagcgtaaacacaattttacagaaaaagaagaagaagcaCGTACCTTCGTTCCCCATAATTTTCTCAAGTGCTTCCTCAACAGCCTCTATCTCTGCTAGAATATCTTCTGGTTCAGTAGCGGCCGTCATCGGTACTATAGTCGAATTCAGATCAGGCTCCGTTCCCAAATAGCTTACACTTATAATTCCATTCGTGGACAGTGTTACAATCCCTCCAGCtaagtttttgagaaaacaTCGAGATATCgctattgtattatttaataaatcacacGACCACAACAACGTTGTGTCTTCATAGACATACAGCTTTGCATCGTCAGATACtaccattataattaatcttgAATTTGGTTCTGAaaatttacgtaaaaataCGATTGATTGGTTCTTACATCAAGTGGAAGTGGACTGGGCAAGTTAGAGGAGAAATGGTCCAGTTATCTGAGAGAATGGCGTCCATGTTACGGAAAGCGTGGTAGAGGACGAATACAAGATGGGGCCACATATTCACAAACATGATGGGAATTAATGGCGGGGCGTCGCGCGCAATGAAAACCCACGGAGAAGAGAAAAGAGAATGGGAAAGTCCTTTGCCACTTGGCGATAAAGGATAAAGAGATGGCGCTAGATAtcatatcattataataatacctaaTATCGTAAATGCTCTATTACATGAATATaaggttttatgttttatgaaaaattacgcaattattattaattaaaagtaagtgGGAATTCCTTCACAATTTTCAATTCCCGAAAATTTGACGCTGACGAAAATCACACACGTGTTTTCTGTTTCTAGCCTGGGGCTCCATTATAATTTTCGACGGTAGAACATGAGATCAAATCCCTATAAAATGTAACCTCCGATTTCTAACAACGTAGATTTCAAATGAAGGTCAGGAACCCGTGTCTCTAATGAATAGCTGTCAGTCCTGCATCTAAACTTGCAGTACTGCTCCCACGAGTTCTTAGAATAGGCGCCTCTCCGTAAAGATATTTAGGAGTCAAACTGTAAGCTAAACATACATACCGTAGTACCAACCAATAAGGTAGGCGTAAAAGCAAACTGGCATAAAATCAAATCGAATCATAAATTTCATCAATCCATTATCCTGGAAACAATAGAGATATCGCTCTCCCAAAGTGATTATACTGGAAAAGGTACTACTTGTCTGAAAGGGAATTACATGTGTAATACTAAAATGCTTTTGTTAGAAAATCAAATTTCTGGTAGATATTACCGGTGAACCCAGtactggtgctttcctcgctcaacgaataagtattgtaatacagtgaggaaatgTTGCCAGCGTTAGGTACATTTCCGCAGGGaccaaagtttttaattttgtttttattactttttactatttaaatcATGATAAGATACATTttagccgtttattatttttcgacTGAACTGCGGCCGCACCAGCTTTTACTTGTCAGAGAGAGGTGAGACGGGGCTAACGTGTCCACATCAGTAGCATCCCAACAACGACATCCCTTTCGGCTGCTTACCATGGTctcactttaatttttttaattagtatgtaggtaaagaaaattgtaaatagaagatatatctatattgttatgttgagtttaaaataaacgatttacCCTAAACAgttttagattatattattctattaaataaattagtaaaatataataataataatatatctgttGTTAATATCGTAGTGTGTGAGGCAggacttaattttctaatgtGTATGGGGTTACCCGTATAACTTGAAGAGCCGATATTTCTTCGCCAGGACTATATGTCCATTGCGGaatgtttttcttattctGTCGGCCACTTAGTTCACTCAACTCGCGTAATTGCTGGTAGCtacaatatatatacgaaaaaaaataatcgaaataacactataaaatctattttcatacatatttttatgtgacTACGGCCACCCATTccttaattattcaatttataagtGAAGCTGCCAAtagtaaagtagttaattaCAATACTTAAGTATAAGTGAGTTCGTTTCCCgatgaagtaaaaaaaaatatttctctttcgtgtatttaaaattgataaagaAATATGCTTGACAACACTCATACTAGGTCATAATGTgtgatgtgtgtgtgtgtaaattTCTCCTTTAAATGGCCAAATATAAACTGGAACTAAGACAGTCCTGTAAGTTTTACCTGTATATTTCCATAATCCACGTAGATTtgcaaataataaacacatcaTTGCTAAGCACATAGCCGATAGGTGTTGGTATTATAATATCATCGAACAAACACATAAAGAGAAATGTGTCTTGGTCGAAAAAACTCAAAGCGCCATCTAACGCTTGAATACAAATAAGGTCTCTGCTTTTCGTTACGCCAAAGGGCCCAACAATCACACTACACgctttttttgtaaatgagtGATTTAATACGCGTCTAAGGTAGTTTTGAACACCTGAAATATGATGATATCTGTGGGTAAAGGTCTCGttctctaaaaataaaaaaagcgtCTAGCAATAAAAAATTCCTATTGgaattttgaatatagaataccgtaatttcatatatctatgtaataaatttgtgaaaagaaaataatatgtggAACATCAAACTCCGCTTTTAAATCCATCGGTTACAACTTATATCGAAACGTTCACGGTTTtgtatcttaatatattaatttcaaaaaattaaGGAAATCGTACCTGCATCAATATGTCCATCCTTTTTCTCAAGAAAATATGTTGCATAACTTTGAGGATGCAGTATGAGAATTTGTCTATCACTGGAATccctaaaatacattttataatgtagTAAACTGTTGATGTAGGTTAAGTTtcatgtttttagtttatattgtattaatattaagtgaattattaatttaagattagaaatttatttatattcagacATTATTTGGAGTACAGTGTTTGTTTCTATTCTTCggttaaaattaagttaatacgAACCCTTACAAATATAACAGGCGTGGTAAAACACTTAAAAAAGTTACAGAAATGTGCCAGTCACATTGCCCGCGTATGTTGGGCCAAAAGCCCTTACTTTGGATAAATCAGTGGAAAGAAAAGGAGAGAACGCCCACTAGAAACaggaagatgaaataaaagagataGCGGGAAAGGATTGGAAAATAGTAGCAAATATTAGAGACATGGAAGAAttagaggaggccttcacACCATCGGAGGTATTGTCGTATTATTAATGTCTaaatttacatgagaaacattatgtatatacgagcgagatacacgtcccagttttaaataacataaactatACTACGTATTATTACTAGTATTATATTACGAACTACGTATTATAGTAATGgatcttttatttcatttttattgattttaaagatTTCATTACGTATGTATCATTGTCAActatagttttgttttatatataagttatctGTATCGATTCGGTATTATATAGGCGTCGTTTATGTCGCGATAATGTCTGAACCGATTTGGCTACTTTGGAACTTGAAATATTTGGAAGTTCAGGGAAGATTTAAGCCATGCAAaagttgtatataaaaaatacataagcatatataatgttttgctGTCAAATATACGATATATAAATAGAGGTTTTAATTGActataatttgttattgattACGTTTTTGTGTGTTCGAGAATCGTTCGGATTtacaattagattttttaaagaccTGTATATACAGGTCAACGCCTGTCGGGTCTGCtagtgttatataaataaatgtaatttctcTTATATGAGAATATTGTTATCATCTTGAAGCCCGAAtgagttttattgaaaatgatAATATGTTATTCACAAGAGAATGAGTAAAAGTAAAGTTACATTACTATTGACTTATTAtttcgttataataaaatttaatattgaattagcTCCTTTACTGTATAAAAACTTTGTTCGATGCTAAGTGTCAACTATCTTCAAtagtttaaaacatatttatactaacataaaattagggtGGCGACGTTGGACTCACAAAAAAACTGTAACTTAACTTATTTATAGTCCTTAAAACTGAGTAACCAGCAgtataaactaaacaaattagttatacgttttttattgaagaaatatataaatattgactctttatataattaaataaatattcaacattTGTGGCCAAATCAAAAAGGTAAGGTTGCCAGTTCGGAAATTGAAATATAGTTTTGGCGCGATTTTAGGCACAATAGACATTTAACTCAACCAGATTGACAAGTATTAACGCTGACGTCTCCGACCAATTAACATAATTCGGATTGAAAAATCAATAAGTAAGTAGAAattaaacgtaaaaaataaaattcatataaatatgtatatctatggaaaaatatggtaaatataaattcacttACATAATAAACTTTCCAGTCTCAATCTGTAGGATAACATCTTTTTGGTCagattctaaaataatatcagaTTCGGACTCTTTGCTGGGTTTATAGATCTTCAATTGTCGTCCTTCACAAGCAATTATGCAGTCGCTATCATTGTGCGAGTTAAATTTATCCACTTTGACGCAACAGCTATTTTGAATACCTTCATCGTATGTTTCGCTTTGTAATTTCTCGTTAGACCAAAATGGTTTCGATTTAAATATGGACATTGGTAACTTTTGAGTATTTAGTCGCTTAAGCGTTGAAATTTGTTTACATGATATGTTGGCATAGCAACCATGTATTGTAAATGCCTTATGTTTACTGAGTAGTGGTTC
This portion of the Pieris brassicae chromosome 6, ilPieBrab1.1, whole genome shotgun sequence genome encodes:
- the LOC123711176 gene encoding protein PTHB1 yields the protein MSIFKSKPFWSNEKLQSETYDEGIQNSCCVKVDKFNSHNDSDCIIACEGRQLKIYKPSKESESDIILESDQKDVILQIETGKFIMDSSDRQILILHPQSYATYFLEKKDGHIDAGVQNYLRRVLNHSFTKKACSVIVGPFGVTKSRDLICIQALDGALSFFDQDTFLFMCLFDDIIIPTPIGYVLSNDVFIICKSTWIMEIYSYQQLRELSELSGRQNKKNIPQWTYSPGEEISALQVIRTSSTFSSIITLGERYLYCFQDNGLMKFMIRFDFMPVCFYAYLIGWYYEPNSRLIIMVVSDDAKLYVYEDTTLLWSCDLLNNTIAISRCFLKNLAGGIVTLSTNGIISVSYLGTEPDLNSTIVPMTAATEPEDILAEIEAVEEALEKIMGNEESLEMPELVKIKIEMGKPIESFIDDFKSTPNCSLIIILTCEPQQIQNIQITYFCKQPFSFSDSCVCLDDINGTEIVETRIFLNDFCVSNNKIKIIFTITDCTGKIHVLVNNVLVPLSLYTRVVDVIENNSFILYLQTNLGCISLENVFEDTINPNSITFSYKNKTVTIKIIADQYTLEGNDCTDIYPILNYFLDKLQEHHTKIGINLKVTLKIDPELYKHMVHRFLKTIEMHAKERIVLKKFEAELNVLQSQFTLIQKKLLIQYGSLPPGDCDALEFLMRDTHSIIVRTTEDVLACKDKVISISCEVSAIGHLLLCVLKHSGIEEGKLQILEETLSLDTFCDNIQDWEESVTQASSYILNTILKKSKDKEKISPVTDQDILSQVNIKRFLKQTKFILENLTDKSENITRIEEVVEVI